The following coding sequences lie in one Musa acuminata AAA Group cultivar baxijiao chromosome BXJ3-1, Cavendish_Baxijiao_AAA, whole genome shotgun sequence genomic window:
- the LOC103986160 gene encoding stem-specific protein TSJT1: MLAVFDRTVAKSPEGLRNPEAGGGDAAGRRLVDHFAAAREGAVVINLGSAGALAYASEKQNPLLPRLFAVVDDIFCLFQGHIENITSLKQQYGLGKTANEVIIVIEAYKTLRDRGPFPASQVLRDLGGKFAFILFDCSSNTAFIAGDADGSVPFFWGADAEDHLVLSDDVDSVKKGSGKSFAPFPKGCFFTTSGGLQSFEHPLNELKAVPRVDSQGQVCGATYKVDDKSKKDTGMPRVGSAADWSSQF; the protein is encoded by the exons ATGTTGGCGGTGTTCGATCGGACGGTCGCGAAGAGCCCCGAGGGGCTGAGGAACCCGGAGGCGGGAGGCGGCGACGCGGCTGGCCGACGCCTGGTTGATCACTTCGCGGCAGCGCGGGAGGGGGCGGTCGTCATCAACCTCGGCTCCGCCGGGGCCTTGGCTTACGCGTCGGAGAAGCAGAACCCTCTGCTTCCGAG ATTATTTGCTGTGgtggatgatatattttgcttATTTCAAGGGCATATCGAGAATATAACTTCTCTGAAGCAACAGTATGGATTAGGCAAGACTGCAAATGAAGTAATCATTGTCATTGAAGCCTATAAAACTTTGAGAGATAGAGGTCCATTTCCTGCAAGTCAAGTTCTGAGAGATCTTGGTGGAAAATTTGCTTTTATTCTGTTTGATTGCTCATCAAATACTGCCTTCATTGCGGGT GATGCTGATGGGAGTGTCCCCTTCTTTTGGGGAGCTGATGCCGAAGATCATCTTGTGCTTTCTGATGATGTGGACAGTGTAAAGAAGGGTTCTGGGAAATCATTTGCACCGTTTCCTAAAG GCTGCTTCTTTACCACATCCGGGGGATTGCAGAGTTTTGAGCACCCTCTCAATGAGCTTAAGGCAGTGCCAAGGGTCGACAGCCAAGGCCAGGTCTGTGGTGCCACGTACAAGGTCGACGACAAGTCTAAGAAGGATACTGGGATGCCCAGAGTTGGCAGTGCCGCAGATTGGTCTTCTCAATTTTGA
- the LOC135629589 gene encoding protein LIFEGUARD 2-like, which translates to MWARPPYAKGGDVESGAQPLYPAMLERPELRWAFIRKIYSILVIQMLLTVAVASVVVAVRPVSQFFVSSGAGLGLYIFLIILPFIVLCPLYYYYQYHPWNFLLLGVFTVSISFAVGLTCAFTSGKVILESAILTTVVVVSLTLYTFWAASRGHDFNFLGPFLFSAMLALMVFAFIQLLFPMGRISVMIYGVLAAIIFCGYIIYDTDNLIKRYAYDEYIWAAVALYLDVINLFLSLLTVFRASDS; encoded by the exons ATGTGGGCGCGGCCGCCGTATGCGAAGGGCGGGGACGTGGAGTCCGGAGCCCAGCCGCTGTACCCTGCCATGCTGGAGCGGCCGGAGCTACGGTGGGCGTTCATCAGGAAGATCTACTCCATCCTGGTCATTCAGATGCTGCTCACCGTCGCCGTGGCCTCCGTCGTCGTCGCCGTGCGCCCCGTGTCCCAGTTCTTCGTCTCCTCCGGCGCCGGCCTCGGCCTCTACATCTTCCTCATCATCCTCCCCTTCATCG TGTTGTGCCCGCTTTACTACTATTACCAGTACCACCCGTGGAACTTTCTACTCCTCGGCGTCTTCACAGTCTCCATAAGCTTCGCAGTTGGATTGACATGTGCCTTCACGAGCG GGAAGGTGATCCTTGAATCTGCTATTCTCACAACTGTGGTGGTGGTGAGCCTCACCCTCTATACCTTCTGGGCTGCTTCAAGAGGGCATGACTTCAACTTCCTTGGTCCTTTCCTCTTTTCTGCAATGTTAGCTCTAATGGTGTTTGCCTTCATCCAG CTCCTCTTTCCCATGGGAAGGATCTCTGTCATGATCTATGGGGTCTTGGCTGCAATCATTTTCTGTGGTTACATCATCTACGACACCGATAACCTGATAAAGCGTTATGCATACGATGAATATATCTGGGCTGCTGTGGCACTCTACTTGGATGTTATTAACCTTTTCCTCTCTTTGCTCACTGTCTTTAGAGCTTCAGATAGTTGA
- the LOC135629496 gene encoding ATP sulfurylase 1, chloroplastic-like: MQAKEGGQKDPNLPPSMASMATFIVKSPSTPHPILNTLKPQLPSRLRLVSPLRLPSAATAGAVKGRNPTPRRPGVSCSLIEPDGGRLVDLVAPEGPDREALRREAAGCPQIKLSRIDLEWVHVLSEGWASPLGGFMREAEFLQTLHFNCLRLGDGSVVNMSVPIVLAIDDAQKRAIGDLRRVALVDAQDKPVAILSDIEIYKHNKEERIARTWGTTAPGLPYVEEAITKAGNWLIGGDLEVIERIKYNDGLDQYRLSPVELREEFSRRNADAVFAFQLRNPVHNGHALLMTDTRRRLLEMGYKNPVLLLHPLGGFTKADDVPLYWRMKQHEKVLEDGVLNPETTVVAIFPSPMHYAGPTEVQWHAKSRINAGANFYIVGRDPAGMSHPIEKRDLYDADHGKKVLSMAPGLERLNILPFKVAAYDTKQKKMAFFDPSRPQDFLFISGTKMRTLAKNRENPPDGFMCPGGWKVLVEYYDSKETQEGNKFREAVPA, encoded by the exons ATGCAAGCCAAGGAAGGGGGGCAAAAAGACCCGAATTTGCCTCCGTCAATGGCTTCCATGGCCACCTTCATCGTCAAGTCCCCCAGCACTCCCCATCCGATTCTCAATACCTTAAAGCCGCAGCTCCCCTCCCGCCTCCGCCTCGTCTCGCCCCTCCGCCTCCCCTCCGCAGCTACCGCAGGCGCCGTCAAAGGCCGGAATCCTACCCCGCGCCGCCCTGGCGTCTCCTGCAGCCTGATCGAGCCCGATGGCGGGAGGCTGGTCGACCTCGTCGCGCCCGAGGGGCCGGACAGAGAGGCTTTGCGCCGGGAGGCGGCGGGGTGCCCGCAGATCAAGCTCTCGAGGATCGATCTCGAGTGGGTGCACGTGCTGAGCGAGGGGTGGGCAAGCCCGCTCGGCGGCTTCATGAGGGAAGCCGAGTTCCTCCAAACGCTTCATTTCAACTGTCTCCGCCTCGGGGACGGGTCCGTCGTCAACATGTCGGTCCCGATTGTTCTGGCGATCGACGACGCCCAGAAACGGGCCATCGGCGACCTCCGCAGGGTCGCGCTTGTTGACGCCCAGGACAAGCCTGTCGCCATCTTGAGCGA CATTGAAATCTACAAGCATAACAAAGAAGAACGAATTGCAAGAACATGGGGAACAACTGCTCCTGGACTTCCATATGTTGAGGAAGCTATAACAAAGGCTGGAAATTGGCTAATCGGTGGAGACTTAGAGGTTATAGAACGAATTAAGTACAACGATGGTCTTGATCAATATCGTTTATCACCTGTTGAACTTCGTGAAGAATTTTCAAGACGCAACGCAGATGCGGTATTTGCTTTTCAGCTACGCAATCCCGTACACAATGGTCATGCCTTACTTATGACAGACACCCGTAGGCGTCTTCTAGAAATGGGCTATAAAAACCCAGTTCTTTTGCTTCATCCCTTGGGAGGTTTCACAAAAGCCGATGATGTACCACTTTATTGGAGAATGAAGCAACATGAGAAG GTTCTTGAGGATGGTGTTCTTAACCCAGAGACCACAGTAGTTGCAATCTTCCCCTCTCCCATGCATTATGCTGGCCCAACTGAGGTGCAGTGGCACGCAAAATCTCGTATAAATGCTGGTGCAAATTTCTACATTGTGGGCAGAGACCCAGCAGGTATGAGTCACCCGATAGAGAAAAGGGACCTTTATGATGCTGACCATGGGAAGAAGGTGCTCAGCATGGCTCCTGGTCTTGAGAGGCTTAATATCCTACCATTCAAG GTAGCTGCCTATGACACCAAGCAGAAGAAAATGGCTTTCTTTGATCCATCCAGACCTCAGGATTTTCTGTTCATCTCTGGTACAAAG ATGCGGACTCTTGCAAAGAACAGAGAGAACCCACCAGATGGTTTCATGTGCCCTGGTGGATGGAAAGTATTAGTTGAGTACTACGATAGCAAGGAAACACAGGAAGGCAACAAATTCCGTGAAGCTGTTCCAGCTTAA
- the LOC103986170 gene encoding uncharacterized protein LOC103986170 — protein MVDSQSPESLLAVEEAVSRGGESDAGSDRGEDAVADVSGNTWEVSLFEQRPPDVSADGLYVYHNMFHLVPREIGRLGRLKTLKFFANEIEVLPPEAGDLVELERLQVKVSSPGIAGLPFRKLKSLRELELCKVPPRLAAFSILSDIAGLRCLTKLSICHFSIRYLPPEIGNLKKLEELDLSFNKLKNLPDDIAKLGSLKSLKVANNKLVDVPSRISSMSGLEKLDLSNNRLTSLTPLRLASMVALQDLDLQYNKLPNDCQIPSWIKCNLEGNVESNAKDEISKSSVAVDMHDGAVHRTRWIHSCNGYHGASSCLHSEAPPSFRCHATKMKRKGWKRYTYLQQRIRQERLNHSRKWKGDHDHNMTVKMVEEDENSSLLELENSQSGLQISVEGTSVLDDSSQLDVLHNDLSSVIDSDGGCLAKDSAPQILHDSAERNKVGSNKNISEDLSSSVTSNSSSLNKDYDFESEGEDNDCSLNPVTAIDVPNEHSSCEASKFILQSKRHSDKDLDNPKPSKFRKPVEDFSDLSCKYSIQSHCSVDDHIPDGFYDAGRHQPFRSLQDFEQNLCLDSREVILLDRHKDEELEAIIFSAQLLMSSFKRSYSNGREENLVDNFLRASVLALFVSDCFGGSERSASVMKMRRSILGLHKQQPFVCTCPSRDIFEKSNAFKRVHDNVANVNFTLHCENSLQLIKQTQKSNVVPIGTLRFGICRHRAVLMKYLCDRVDPPIPCELVRGYLDFMPHAWNVVHVRRGNSLMRMVVDACYPTDIREETDIEYFCRYIPLSRLCAPIGTQNSPIPACSSRSPSLDHGINSRTSSSLLRCKFGTGDAAVKVRYLEADQTTDEDIRNFEYRLLGEVRILNALRNHSCIVEIYGHQLSRKWVPATEGKKEYRLLRSMIIMEYVNGGSLKNYLVQLTKEGQKHVPADIALCIARDVAYALVEVHSKQIIHRDIKSENILFDLETGSDGRPIVKLSDFDISVPLHCYAHTCCIAHFGIHPPDVCIGTPRWMAPEVVQAMHKKNPYGLEVDIWSYGCLLLELLTLQVPYQGRSESELYDLLQMQQRPRLTPELEALSSSPDEKTAISQANIFSDADAEILKLLVGLFYQCTRGNPADRPSAKHIYDSLSVVSPRVEAAHVTGHND, from the exons ATGGTAGACTCCCAATCGCCAGAATCGCTCTTGGCCGTCGAGGAGGCAGTCTCCCGCGGCGGCGAGAGTGACGCCGGATCAGACAGAGGTGAGGATGCGGTGGCCGACGTCTCCGGGAACACGTGGGAGGTGTCGCTGTTCGAGCAGCGGCCGCCTGACGTCTCGGCTGATGGCTTGTACGTGTATCACAACATGTTCCATCTCGTCCCGAGGGAGATCGGGCGGCTGGGGAGGCTCAAGACGCTAAAGTTCTTCGCCAATGAGATCGAGGTGCTGCCCCCGGAGGCCGGGGATTTGGTGGAGCTCGAGCGGTTGCAGGTGAAGGTCTCCTCCCCGGGGATCGCTGGTCTCCCGTTTCGAAAGCTCAAGTCTTTGAGAGAACTCGAGCTCTGCAAGGTGCCTCCGAGGCTGGCGGCTTTCTCTATACTGTCTGACATTGCTGGCCTTAGGTGCCTAACGAAGCTATCCATCTGCCATTTCTCCATCAG ATATCTTCCTCCAGAGATTGGCAATCTCAAAAAGCTCGAGGAGCTGGATCTTTCATTTAATAAGTTGAAGAACTTACCAGATGATATAGCCAAGCTGGGTTCTCTTAAATCACTGAAAGTAGCTAACAATAAGTTGGTTGATGTTCCATCTCGTATATCTTCCATGAGTGGCCTGGAAAAGCTGGATCTGTCAAATAATAGGCTAACTTCATTGACGCCTCTTAGACTGGCTTCTATGGTTGCACTCCAAGATTTGGATCTTCAG TACAATAAGCTTCCCAATGATTGTCAAATTCCATCTTGGATAAAATGCAATTTAGAAGGAAATGTGGAAAGCAATGCTAAAGATGAGATATCCAAGTCTTCGGTTGCTGTTGACATGCATGATGGTGCAGTTCACAGGACACGTTGGATTCATTCCTGTAATG GTTACCATGGTGCATCTTCATGTTTACATTCTGAGGCCCCACCAAGCTTTAGATGTCATGCTaccaaaatgaaaagaaagggTTGGAAGCGCTATACTTATCTTCAACAAAGAATTCGTCAAGAGCGTTTGAACCATAGCAGGAAGTGGAAAGGAGATCATGATCATAATATGACTGTAAAGATGGTTGAAGAAGATGAAAATTCTTCTTTGCTTGAACTTGAAAATAGTCAATCTGGGTTGCAGATCTCTGTCGAGGGGACAAGTGTACTTGATGATTCCTCACAACTGGATGTTCTGCATAATGATTTATCAAGTGTTATTGATAGTGATGGAGGCTGCCTTGCCAAAGATAGTGCACCGCAAATTTTACATGATTCCGCTGAGAGAAACAAAGTTGGTTCAAACAAGAATATATCTGAGGATCTCTCTTCATCTGTTACCTCCAACTCTAGCAGCTTGAACAAAGACTATGACTTTGAAAGTGAGGGTGAGGACAATGATTGCTCGCTCAATCCTGTCACTGCAATAGATGTACCCAATGAACACTCCTCCTGCGAGGCGTCTAAGTTCATTTTACAATCAAAAAGGCATTCTGACAAGGATCTTGACAATCCTAAGCCAAGCAAATTCCGGAAACCTGTTGAAGACTTCTCAGATCTCTCCTGCAAGTATAGCATTCAGTCACATTGTAGCGTTGATGACCACATACCTGATGGTTTCTATGATGCAGGGCGTCATCAGCCCTTTAGGTCACTGCAAGATTTTGAACAGAACCTCTGCCTAGATTCACGAGAAGTTATTCTCTTGGATAG ACACAAAGATGAAGAGTTGGAAGCAATTATTTTTTCTGCACAACTACTCATGTCTAGCTTTAAAAGATCATATTCAAATGGAAGGGAAGAGAATCTGGTGGACAACTTCCTCAGGGCATCAGTTCTTGCTCTCTTTGTTTCAGATTGTTTTGGAGGAAGTGAAAGAAGTGCTTCAGTTATGAAGATGCGAAGATCTATTCTTGGTTTACACAAGCAGCAGCCTTTTGTCTGCACTTGTCCTTCTAGAGACATCTTTGAGAAGAGTAATGCATTTAAGAGGGTGCATGACAATGTGGCCAATGTTAATTTCACTCTTCATTGTGAAAACTCTCTGCAGTTGATCAAGCAAACACAAAAGTCCAATGTTGTGCCTATAGGGACACTGCGTTTTGGTATTTGTAGACACAGAGCTGTGTTAATGAAG TATCTCTGTGACCGGGTAGATCCTCCAATTCCTTGTGAGCTTGTGAGGGGATATCTAGATTTCATGCCTCATGCTTGGAATGTTGTACATGTTAGAAGAGGCAATTCATTGATGCGAATGGTTGTCGATGCATGCTATCCGACTGACATTCGGGAAGAAACAGATATAGAGTACTTTTGCAG GTACATTCCTCTTAGTCGACTCTGTGCTCCTATTGGAACCCAGAATTCTCCAATCCCGGCATGCTCATCTCGTTCTCCTTCACTTGACCATGGCATCAATAGTAGAACAAGCAGTTCTCTCTTGCGTTGCAAATTTGGAACTGGTGATGCTGCTGTAAAG GTTCGTTACTTGGAAGCAGATCAAACAACAGATGAGGATATTAGGAATTTTGAATACAGGCTTTTAGGAGAAGTTAGAATTCTAAATGCTTTGAGGAATCACAGCTGTATAGTGGAAATATATGGTCATCAGCTTTCTCGAAAGTGGGTTCCGGCGACAGAGGGGAAAAAAGAGTATAGGCTGTTGCGATCTATGATCATTATGGAGTATGTGAATGGGGGTTCACTAAAG AATTATTTGGTCCAGTTGACAAAAGAGGGTCAGAAACATGTTCCAGCTGATATTGCCTTATGTATTGCTAGAGATGTTGCCTATGCCCTGGTAGAAGTGCATTCTAAGCAAATAATTCACCGGGACATAAAAAGTGAGAACATCTTATTTGATTTGGAAACCGGATCCGATGGAAGGCCTATTGTCAAGCTCTCTGATTTCGACATATCTGTGCCTCTCCACTGCtatgcacatacttgctgcattgCTCATTTTGGCATACATCCACCTGATGTTTGTATAGGAACTCCTCGGTGGATGGCTCCTGAAGTGGTGCAAGCTATGCATAAGAAAAATCCATATGGGCTG GAGGTGGATATTTGGTCATATGGATGTCTCTTGTTGGAGCTTCTGACCCTTCAAGTACCTTACCAAGGACGATCTGAATCAGAATTATATGATCTGTTGCAA ATGCAACAACGCCCAAGGCTTACACCAGAATTGGAAGCATTGTCATCATCACCAGATGAAAAGACAGCAATATCACAAGCCAACATTTTTTCTGATGCAGATGCCGAAATATTGAAGCTTTTGGTGGGCCTATTCTACCAGTGTACCAGGGGAAATCCTGCTGACCGCCCTTCTGCTAAGCATATTTACGACTCTCTTTCAGTAGTTTCCCCCAGAGTAGAAGCAGCCCATGTCACCGGACACAACGACTAA
- the LOC135628477 gene encoding acireductone dioxygenase 2, which translates to METAFQDGKEEVIQAWYMDDSEEDQRLPHHREPKEFVSLDKLAELGIVSWRLNPDDYENDEDLKKIREARGYSYTDICDVCPEKLPNYEAKLKSFFEEHLHTDEEIRYCLEGSGYFDVRDKNECWIRIAVKKGGMIVLPAGIYHRFTLDTNNYIKAMRLFVGEPVWTPYNRPHDHLPARQEYLKSFVINEAGDRAVEAR; encoded by the exons ATGGAGACGGCGTTTCAG GATGGCAAGGAGGAAGTTATCCAAGCTTGGTATATGGATGACAGTGAGGAAGACCAGAGACTTCCCCATCACCGTGAACCCAAGGAATTTGTTTCATTGGACAAGCTTGCAG AACTGGGAATTGTCAGCTGGCGCCTGAATCCTGATGACTATGAGAATGATGAGGATTTGAAAAAGATCCGTGAAGCCAGGGGATATTCTTACACG GATATATGTGATGTGTGCCCAGAAAAGTTGCCAAATTATGAGGCTAAGCTTAAGAGTTTCTTTGAAGAGCACCTGCATACAGATGAAGAAATACGTTATTGCCTTGAAGGAAGTG GTTATTTTGATGTGAGAGACAAAAATGAATGCTGGATAAGGATAGCAGTGAAAAAAGGAGGCATGATCGTCTTACCTGCTGGAATCTATCATCGTTTCACACTTGATACGAACAACTATATTAAG GCGATGCGGCTCTTTGTCGGTGAGCCAGTTTGGACACCCTATAACCGTCCCCATGATCATCTCCCTGCCAG GCAAGAATATCTTAAATCTTTTGTTATCAATGAAGCTGGTGACCGGGCTGTCGAAGCTCGTTGA